One window of the Candidatus Jettenia sp. genome contains the following:
- a CDS encoding glycosyltransferase family 4 protein gives MKIALVYPKYTTHGGTERFIFTFARQLLDMGHEVHLIVGKIDKPIDGRIVVHKVPIIKLGRFLKVLSFLLFSQQVLKKHRFDIIQGFGRTIKQDVFRAGGGCHKEYRKNVLRKIKNPLLRYFKLSLPYQLLLLYIEKKQFSKRNFKKIVAVSNQVKKELIANYRILEKDIEVIYNGVDIDTFHPCNRKRYFSEVRKRFHIKLHEKVILFLGTGFERKGLSSLIQAFAIIKNDYPDTKLVVVGKDNTTQKYVHFSEKLNLSGSVIFTGPQSDVKTLYAAADIFVLPTLYEPFGNVCLEAMASGLPVITSRANGVSEIMEGMDYLLLNNPGDIEDMARKIRFLLANNIEREKFSLAARRIAENYTISRNAQQFIHVYQIILRCDV, from the coding sequence GGAAAATTGATAAGCCAATTGACGGAAGGATTGTTGTACACAAGGTCCCCATCATTAAACTTGGCAGGTTTTTAAAGGTACTAAGTTTCCTGTTGTTCTCTCAACAGGTCCTTAAGAAGCACCGGTTTGATATTATTCAGGGTTTCGGAAGAACGATAAAACAGGATGTTTTTCGGGCAGGCGGCGGCTGCCACAAAGAATACAGGAAAAACGTTTTGCGGAAAATTAAGAACCCATTATTACGATACTTCAAATTGTCTCTACCGTATCAGTTGCTCCTTCTCTACATCGAAAAGAAGCAGTTTTCAAAAAGAAATTTCAAGAAGATAGTAGCCGTTTCAAACCAGGTTAAAAAAGAGCTTATCGCAAACTATAGAATATTAGAAAAAGATATTGAGGTTATTTATAATGGCGTTGATATAGACACGTTTCATCCATGCAACAGGAAAAGATACTTCTCTGAAGTAAGAAAAAGGTTTCATATAAAGTTGCATGAGAAGGTAATCCTTTTTCTTGGAACGGGGTTTGAGAGAAAAGGTTTATCTTCTCTTATACAGGCGTTTGCAATAATAAAGAATGATTATCCGGATACAAAGCTTGTTGTCGTTGGCAAAGATAATACTACTCAAAAGTATGTGCATTTTTCAGAGAAACTAAATCTGTCTGGCAGTGTTATTTTTACAGGCCCGCAATCGGATGTAAAAACATTGTATGCAGCAGCGGATATCTTTGTGCTTCCAACCCTCTATGAGCCGTTTGGAAATGTGTGCCTTGAAGCAATGGCGAGCGGTCTCCCTGTGATAACAAGCAGGGCAAACGGGGTTTCTGAAATAATGGAAGGGATGGATTATTTGTTACTGAACAATCCAGGCGATATTGAAGACATGGCGAGGAAAATACGATTCCTTTTAGCAAATAACATCGAAAGAGAGAAATTTTCTCTTGCTGCCAGAAGAATAGCTGAAAACTACACCATTTCTAGAAATGCTCAGCAATTTATACATGTATACCAGATTATTTTGAGATGTGATGTTTGA
- a CDS encoding lipopolysaccharide kinase InaA family protein: MFEFIKIEGHKGIIEEGFKKVAESIISTVNRKPPGIKVIKETPKTTIVDFTISNLPIIVKVHKYPFLSGMRRISKSKKAFQAFQHLKVLGANSPRPLAILDKRRYGLLRESWYVTEKVSNTEKLDWYFTKWFLGSIDIPHGKWKRRLIQDLAQLIALLHTKGIYHNDLKASNILVQGKESDCELFLIDLEGVKFNTCVSKRRRLKNLAQIMLSMDNLFTKFDIYRFFITYCNECKERDVHTYIKMVEGLVQRKKEIKKKNNVL; this comes from the coding sequence ATGTTTGAATTCATTAAGATAGAAGGCCATAAAGGTATAATAGAAGAAGGTTTTAAAAAAGTAGCTGAAAGTATTATCTCAACAGTTAACAGAAAACCGCCTGGAATTAAGGTTATCAAAGAAACACCCAAAACAACAATCGTTGATTTTACCATTAGTAACCTTCCTATTATTGTTAAGGTACACAAGTATCCATTTTTATCCGGCATGCGAAGAATATCAAAATCAAAAAAGGCCTTTCAAGCATTTCAACATCTTAAGGTCCTGGGTGCAAATAGTCCCAGACCACTTGCCATATTAGATAAAAGGAGATATGGACTTTTACGTGAGAGTTGGTATGTAACAGAGAAGGTATCCAATACTGAAAAACTCGATTGGTATTTTACAAAATGGTTTTTGGGTAGCATAGACATACCTCATGGAAAATGGAAAAGAAGATTAATACAGGATTTAGCCCAATTAATAGCCCTGCTCCATACAAAAGGAATATATCATAATGATCTGAAGGCAAGCAATATACTCGTTCAAGGCAAAGAATCAGACTGCGAGCTATTCCTGATCGATCTGGAAGGTGTTAAATTCAACACCTGTGTTAGCAAGAGGCGCAGGTTAAAGAATCTTGCACAAATCATGTTGTCAATGGACAATCTCTTTACCAAATTTGATATCTATCGTTTTTTTATTACCTATTGCAATGAGTGCAAGGAAAGAGATGTGCATACCTATATAAAAATGGTTGAAGGTCTTGTTCAAAGAAAGAAGGAGATAAAAAAAAAGAATAATGTACTGTAA
- a CDS encoding O-antigen ligase family protein, with amino-acid sequence MYCKITTTAIEKFGDVLFKSSLIFFVISLPLSIAVNEGAFWLALIGYTINRFSDKKPLFCITGIERPMGIFMLALVLTSLFSINPLYSLSSIGNLRYFLLYLMLASYRLERDFIGRLVGLIILMATAWSVYEIFKYFQTQSSRLDTYTAHINTFIIPFIIGLLIMDQIGKRKQAFLLFSLCVLLIASFLSFSRIAWLGTFSSVILVLFYRNWKLSSLFVSMIILAAFIIILYHPDSTIGKLISSIINPFQQGGIRLGSNLERLQMIKDTVSILKKDLLTGIGPDAYKFVSTDKHMRISMDYVQILATSGLVGFSAYAWLIFAFIQRCFLIEKENRKREAFSFYHILSICFFAAFIGFLMCGSFEPMFFSTKRLRFIMLLLGMNECLFKFYKHESNMETNRQFTIVPHG; translated from the coding sequence ATGTACTGTAAGATTACTACGACTGCGATAGAAAAATTTGGGGATGTTTTATTCAAGAGCAGCCTTATTTTCTTTGTAATTTCTCTACCCTTATCGATAGCGGTAAATGAAGGAGCATTTTGGCTAGCTTTGATAGGCTACACTATCAACAGGTTCAGTGATAAAAAGCCGTTATTTTGTATCACCGGGATTGAAAGACCTATGGGCATCTTTATGCTAGCCTTAGTTCTTACTTCTTTATTTTCAATAAACCCTCTCTATAGCTTATCCTCAATTGGTAACCTAAGATATTTTCTCCTTTATCTTATGCTTGCAAGTTACCGGTTGGAAAGGGACTTCATAGGAAGGTTAGTCGGCCTCATTATTCTTATGGCAACAGCCTGGTCTGTTTACGAAATCTTCAAGTACTTTCAAACACAGTCTTCTCGATTAGATACCTATACAGCTCATATAAATACTTTCATTATTCCATTCATAATCGGCCTTTTGATTATGGATCAAATCGGAAAAAGAAAACAAGCTTTTCTCTTGTTCTCCCTCTGTGTTCTTCTTATAGCAAGCTTTTTGAGCTTCTCAAGAATAGCATGGTTGGGTACCTTTAGCAGTGTAATATTGGTACTATTTTACCGAAATTGGAAACTATCATCATTGTTTGTATCAATGATAATATTAGCAGCTTTTATTATTATACTATATCATCCAGATTCTACAATTGGCAAGCTCATAAGCAGTATCATCAACCCTTTTCAACAAGGAGGAATACGGCTGGGTAGTAATCTGGAGCGGTTACAGATGATAAAAGATACCGTATCAATTTTGAAAAAAGATTTACTTACCGGTATTGGTCCAGACGCATATAAATTTGTCTCCACAGATAAACACATGAGAATATCTATGGATTATGTTCAGATATTGGCTACATCAGGTTTGGTTGGCTTCTCGGCATATGCATGGCTCATATTTGCCTTTATTCAAAGATGCTTTCTCATCGAAAAGGAAAATCGTAAGAGAGAGGCGTTTAGTTTTTACCATATCCTCTCTATCTGCTTTTTTGCAGCATTTATAGGCTTTCTGATGTGCGGGAGTTTTGAGCCAATGTTTTT